Proteins from a genomic interval of Pseudomonas sp. RC10:
- a CDS encoding Hpt domain-containing protein has product MNTHVDLTVLSTLRDVMETEYPALLHIFIKDSEARVTDLNGLIHHPDFSPASPTQLQTLRSMAHSFKGSSGNMGASHLAELCHQLEELVRDQSAVSGARISELVRAIHLEFNVVRDLFDVELQTTLTRH; this is encoded by the coding sequence TTGAACACTCATGTGGATTTGACCGTACTCAGTACGTTGCGCGATGTCATGGAAACTGAATACCCGGCATTGCTGCACATCTTCATCAAGGACTCGGAGGCCCGTGTCACGGATCTGAACGGTCTGATTCACCACCCCGATTTCTCCCCGGCGTCACCCACTCAACTGCAAACCCTGCGCTCGATGGCCCACAGCTTCAAAGGCAGCAGCGGCAACATGGGTGCCTCGCATCTGGCGGAATTGTGCCACCAGCTCGAAGAGCTCGTCCGGGATCAAAGCGCTGTCAGCGGCGCGCGGATTTCGGAGCTGGTCCGGGCCATTCATCTGGAATTCAACGTGGTACGAGACCTCTTCGACGTTGAATTACAGACCACGCTGACTCGACACTGA
- the fliL gene encoding flagellar basal body-associated protein FliL, producing MAKSDDAVKDPAKKGKLKVIILVVVGLLLAIGLSVGATWFIMHKAESKPDPAAVAEAANAKKEAIFEPLTPPFVVNYNVNGRQRYMQVSITLLARDHADLEALKVHMPVIRNNLVMMFSGQPFDTIATPVGMEMLRQKAAAVVQEVGQKELNKSVIEQVLFTNYVLQ from the coding sequence ATGGCGAAGAGCGACGACGCAGTTAAAGACCCGGCGAAGAAAGGCAAGTTGAAGGTCATCATTCTGGTGGTGGTGGGCTTGTTGCTGGCCATTGGTCTGTCGGTCGGCGCGACCTGGTTCATCATGCACAAGGCCGAAAGCAAGCCTGATCCAGCCGCTGTCGCCGAGGCGGCCAACGCCAAGAAAGAGGCGATCTTCGAACCGCTGACGCCGCCTTTTGTCGTCAACTACAACGTCAACGGCCGTCAGCGCTACATGCAGGTCAGCATTACCCTCCTGGCCCGTGATCACGCGGACCTGGAAGCGCTGAAGGTGCACATGCCGGTCATCCGCAATAACCTGGTGATGATGTTCTCCGGTCAGCCGTTCGACACCATCGCGACCCCTGTCGGCATGGAAATGCTGCGTCAGAAGGCTGCCGCGGTGGTGCAGGAAGTCGGACAGAAAGAGCTGAACAAAAGCGTCATCGAACAGGTTCTTTTCACTAACTACGTACTGCAGTAG
- a CDS encoding flagellar hook-length control protein FliK, with amino-acid sequence MALANNPLLTALTAAKAQKASAASSAKAPDPVKDKASSFSSVFAKQSAPKSNSVDDSPSKPASAKTSAVDNKHDDKQTSAASDKTVAENGNALPAKSVHAKDSDDGKGSSSDNDDDDDDDSEDDTTEAANAADATAVADGSVATPVVDPSLLVVAPQTPVPAPVVDVQPVVDPALLAATAAPVVAPPVAQAPTTATDDQFDPSADPLEGLTAVQVALQNKTQQTAQLNGHSNDASKTDARQDTNADPAQMLAGTLAALGDKAADKDATEGGGDKAFSGLLADGLKDVKTATSDTRVDNFAERLAALSQAAQVRTSTPAPAPLINQPLAMNQSGWTEGVVNRVMYLSSQNLKQADIQLQPAELGRLDIRVNMAADQQTQVTFMSAHVGVREALESQMGRLRESFVQQGMGQVNVNVSDQSQGWQQQAQQQQSGDGRRGNGSRGVGGASDSDLIADGAPVDAASAAANAPLTVVGSSAVDYYV; translated from the coding sequence ATGGCCCTCGCCAACAACCCCCTACTGACGGCTCTGACGGCTGCCAAAGCCCAGAAAGCCAGCGCCGCCTCGTCGGCGAAGGCCCCCGACCCCGTCAAGGACAAGGCTTCCAGCTTTTCCAGTGTGTTCGCCAAGCAGTCTGCGCCGAAGTCGAACTCCGTCGACGACAGTCCGTCGAAGCCGGCCAGCGCCAAGACTTCGGCGGTCGACAATAAGCACGACGACAAGCAAACGTCTGCCGCTTCCGACAAGACGGTTGCCGAAAACGGCAATGCCTTGCCTGCCAAATCCGTTCACGCCAAGGACAGCGACGACGGCAAGGGCAGCAGTAGCGACAACGATGACGATGATGACGACGACAGCGAAGATGACACCACCGAAGCGGCCAATGCGGCCGACGCGACCGCTGTGGCGGATGGGTCGGTAGCGACTCCGGTCGTTGATCCTTCGCTGTTGGTCGTCGCGCCTCAGACGCCGGTCCCTGCGCCGGTGGTAGACGTGCAGCCTGTGGTTGACCCTGCGTTGCTGGCAGCCACTGCGGCTCCGGTGGTTGCGCCGCCTGTTGCTCAGGCGCCGACGACGGCCACTGACGATCAATTCGATCCGTCGGCCGACCCGCTTGAAGGTCTGACGGCCGTGCAAGTCGCGCTGCAGAACAAGACCCAACAGACCGCCCAATTGAACGGTCACAGCAACGACGCGAGCAAAACCGACGCCAGGCAGGACACGAATGCCGACCCTGCCCAGATGTTGGCAGGCACGCTGGCGGCGCTGGGCGACAAGGCGGCGGACAAAGACGCCACTGAAGGCGGGGGTGACAAGGCGTTCAGCGGCTTGCTCGCCGATGGCCTGAAAGACGTCAAGACCGCCACCAGCGACACCCGCGTCGATAACTTTGCCGAGCGTCTGGCCGCGTTGTCCCAGGCTGCACAAGTGAGGACCAGCACGCCAGCGCCCGCGCCGCTGATCAACCAGCCCTTGGCCATGAACCAGAGCGGCTGGACCGAAGGCGTGGTCAACCGCGTGATGTACCTGTCCAGTCAGAACCTGAAACAGGCCGACATTCAGTTGCAACCGGCTGAATTGGGCCGTCTGGACATCCGCGTCAATATGGCGGCAGACCAGCAGACCCAAGTCACCTTCATGAGCGCCCACGTCGGTGTCCGTGAAGCGCTGGAAAGCCAGATGGGCCGTCTGCGTGAGTCGTTCGTTCAACAGGGCATGGGGCAGGTCAACGTCAACGTATCTGACCAGTCCCAAGGCTGGCAGCAGCAGGCTCAGCAGCAACAGTCCGGCGACGGCCGGCGGGGTAACGGTTCGCGCGGCGTCGGCGGTGCCAGCGACAGCGACCTCATCGCCGACGGCGCCCCGGTTGACGCAGCCTCCGCAGCGGCCAACGCGCCGTTGACGGTCGTGGGGTCCAGCGCCGTCGACTACTACGTCTAA
- the fliM gene encoding flagellar motor switch protein FliM: MAVQDLLSQDEIDALLHGVDDGLVQTESVIEPGSVKSYDLTSQDRIVRGRMPTLEMINERFARYTRISMFNLLRRSADVAVGGVQVMKFGEYVHSLYVPTSLNLVKIKPLRGTALFILDAKLVFKLVDNFFGGDGRHAKIEGREFTPTELRVVRIVLDQAFIDLKEAWQAIMEVNFEYINSEVNPAMANIVGPSEAIVVSTFHIELDGGGGDLHVTMPYSMIEPVREMLDAGFQSDLDDQDERWVNALKQDVMDVSVPLSATVARRQLKLRDILHMQPGDVIPVELNDHLVMRANGVPSFKVKLGSHKGNLALQVVEPVERR, translated from the coding sequence ATGGCCGTGCAAGACCTGCTGTCCCAGGATGAAATCGACGCGCTGTTGCACGGCGTGGACGATGGTCTGGTGCAGACCGAAAGCGTTATCGAACCGGGCAGCGTCAAAAGTTATGACCTGACCAGCCAGGACCGCATCGTCCGCGGACGCATGCCGACCCTGGAAATGATCAACGAGCGTTTCGCCCGTTACACCCGTATCAGCATGTTCAACCTGCTGCGCCGTTCTGCGGACGTGGCGGTGGGTGGCGTGCAGGTGATGAAGTTCGGCGAATACGTGCACTCGCTGTACGTGCCGACCAGTCTGAACCTGGTCAAGATCAAGCCGTTGCGTGGCACCGCGCTGTTCATCCTGGACGCCAAGCTGGTGTTCAAGCTGGTGGACAACTTCTTCGGTGGCGACGGTCGTCACGCCAAGATCGAAGGCCGGGAATTCACCCCGACCGAGCTGCGCGTGGTGCGGATCGTGCTGGATCAGGCGTTCATCGACCTGAAAGAAGCCTGGCAGGCGATCATGGAAGTCAATTTCGAGTACATCAACTCGGAAGTGAACCCGGCCATGGCCAACATCGTCGGCCCGAGTGAAGCCATTGTGGTCTCGACGTTCCATATCGAACTCGACGGCGGTGGCGGCGACCTGCACGTGACCATGCCGTACTCGATGATCGAGCCTGTGCGTGAAATGCTCGACGCCGGTTTCCAGTCCGACCTGGACGATCAGGACGAACGCTGGGTCAACGCGCTCAAACAGGACGTGATGGACGTGTCGGTGCCGTTGAGCGCCACGGTGGCCCGTCGGCAGCTCAAACTGCGGGACATCCTGCACATGCAACCGGGTGACGTAATTCCGGTAGAGCTGAACGATCATCTGGTGATGCGGGCCAACGGCGTACCGTCGTTCAAGGTCAAGCTGGGTTCGCACAAGGGCAATCTGGCCCTGCAAGTGGTCGAGCCGGTCGAACGCCGCTGA